Proteins encoded in a region of the Haloglomus salinum genome:
- a CDS encoding RPA family protein, which yields MSSIPTREVARRAFAREFNDAGYTFKESDDDRAPLYALLPTGERANRVFVVGTLMETEDVGDESEYWRGRIVDPTGTFFTYAGQYQPEAAAALRELETPTFVAIVGKPRTYETDEGDVRVSLRPESITVVDQATRDRWVVETAERTIERIEAFDPETSEYAAMADEQYDLPVDTYRDQAIAALESLDDGETAEAPAPDAAD from the coding sequence ATGAGTTCCATCCCCACCCGCGAGGTCGCGCGGCGCGCGTTCGCCCGCGAGTTCAACGACGCCGGCTACACGTTCAAGGAGTCCGACGACGACCGCGCGCCCCTGTACGCGCTCCTGCCCACGGGCGAGCGCGCCAACCGCGTGTTCGTCGTCGGCACCCTGATGGAGACCGAGGACGTCGGCGACGAGTCGGAGTACTGGCGCGGCCGCATCGTCGACCCGACGGGCACGTTCTTCACGTACGCCGGGCAGTACCAGCCCGAGGCCGCCGCCGCGCTCCGCGAACTGGAGACGCCCACGTTCGTCGCTATCGTCGGCAAGCCCCGCACCTACGAGACCGACGAGGGCGACGTCCGTGTCTCGCTGCGCCCCGAGTCCATCACCGTCGTCGACCAGGCGACCCGTGACCGCTGGGTCGTCGAGACGGCCGAGCGGACCATCGAGCGCATCGAGGCGTTCGACCCGGAGACCAGCGAGTACGCGGCCATGGCCGACGAGCAGTACGACCTGCCCGTCGACACCTACCGCGACCAGGCCATCGCGGCGCTGGAGTCGCTGGACGACGGTGAGACGGCCGAGGCGCCGGCGCCCGACGCGGCCGACTGA